One stretch of Astatotilapia calliptera chromosome 3, fAstCal1.2, whole genome shotgun sequence DNA includes these proteins:
- the LOC113018990 gene encoding uncharacterized protein LOC113018990 — translation MDFMPFFMVPLSTLILHLGSVKGSFVVDVTQSSYQAEENHNITLEWTFTTKPDTSISALKVFCILNNGHKYWTFYHLYYGVEFSEDQDKKFSGRVQSDKDSLREGRIRLQLSRLRTEDSGLYLCEVDTGYGRGYNSCRVTVSDPNFAKTSTTETSLQTPDHQDTTPANGRSRVPVVVTVIAFIIVIAVAGLALHFSCQHQNRTKHPEDDETQKKTLPV, via the exons ATGGATTTCATGCCTTTCTTCATGGTCCCACTATCGACTCTCATCCTCCACTTGGGTTCAGTTAAAG GATCATTTGTAGTGGATGTGACACAGAGCTCCTATCAGGCAGAGGAGAACCACAACATCACACTGGAGTGGACGTTCACCACCAAACCAGACACGTCCATCTCAGCACTGAAGGTCTTCTGTATCCTGAATAATGGCCATAAATACTGGACTTTTTATCATCTTTATTATGGTGTCGAGTTCTCAGAGGATCAGGACAAAAAGTTTTCAGGACGAGTCCAGAGTGACAAAGACTCCCTCAGAGAAGGACGAATCAGACTCCAGCTGTCCAGACTCAGGACTGAGGACTCGGGTCTGTACCTGTGTGAGGTGGACACAGGTTATGGCCGCGGCTACAACAGCTGCAGAGTCACCGTCTCTG ATCCAAACTTTGCTAAAACCTCGACGACAGAGACGTCGCTTCAAACTCCAGATCATCAGGACACGACTCCAGCAAATG GTCGATCCAGGGTTCCTGTGGTCGTCACTGTCATCGCTTTTATAATCGTTATAGCTGTTGCTGGTCTTGCTCTACATTTTTCCTGCCAACATCAGAATCGAact AAGCATCCAGAGGATGAtgagacacaaaaaaaaacattaccagTCTAG